The Cylindrospermum stagnale PCC 7417 genome segment TATATAGTATTTATGTACCATATAAAAATGGCGCATCCAAAGAGGATTCCTGAATAGCTTTTATAAAAAAACCATGATTATAGGCTTAATGCATTTGATTATTTTGCTTGTAACTCAGTTCAAATTTTGAGTTCAACAACCTTACACTTTCGCTAGAAACTACCCATTCATAATATAGGGTGAAAGTCCCTTTGCTTGCACTCAACACTCAGTAATTGCCATAAAATCTGGCTTATCCTAGGTTGTGTCTTTGGCATTTCTAATTACTGAATTACATCAAATTGATTTACTGAAATTGTACTTCAGCTAACGATACTTTACATTTATTTACAAATATATTTTTTGTCACCCTCTCAAGGCAGATTTATCTCTACCGATAGACCTTTGATAATCGTCCACAAGAAGTGCTTCTGGTTTGTACCCACAGGCAGAAAGCAGTTTTGTATGCAAAAGCTACATTGAAGTTAAGCACCAAGTTGTTGAAGACAAAAAATATGGAAACTCGCTCTACTACTGATTTACCGCCAGTTGCTACAGAATACAACGGCAGAGATCGCAATGAATTTCTGTTTGGCTCAACTCCCCAAGCCGAACTCTGGAACGGTCGTTTGGCAATGATTGGTTTTCTTGCTTATTTACTGTGGGACTTAGCTGGCTATAGTGTCCTTCGGGACGTATTGCACCTGATTGGCTACTAATAAGATTCAACCAAAACCCGCTTGATTTTGGAGACAAAAAAATGGAAACTCGCTCTTCTACCGATTTACCACCTGTTGCTAAAGCCTACAATGGTATAGATCGTAACGCCTTTGTCTTTGGCTGGAATCCCCAAGCTGAATTGTGGAACGGTCGCTTGGCAATGATTGGCTTTCTAGCGTACTTACTTTGGGATTTAGCAGGCTTTAGCGTTCTACGTGACGTGCTGCATTTCATCAGATATTAGTGAGAGAAATTTGTCCAGACGGATCGCAGTCTTATTGATTACCAATTAATCAAAAAAGTCACTTACACTGTAGGTGGCTTTTTTGTATTATTAACAAATCGACTTCTGGTGTGGCTTACAGCTATTTTCAAATAAATGAACCACTTTCTCGGAAATTAAAATCCCTGTAGAGATGTTGCATGCAACGTCTCTACACCGTGGTCTAAATAAATGATTTCTGCTGTAATATATATTTTATTGTCTCACACTCCAGAAAAGAGAAGAATGAGGTTGGTAGGGTAGATAAGTTTACAGCATTTTTCAGGTAAATGAAGTGCACGGGTAGACAACATTGTTGTCTACGATAATCTGTATCTCACCAAGTTGCAATCTGCTGTAAGTTGATAGCGTGTGATAATGGTGATGTTGTAGACTTGGATAACAAAACATATAAGATTGTCAAACCAAAAAACTTTCCATACAAGTAAGGCATTACATTAAAACTAAAAAAGATGACAAACAATATAATTGAGAGGATTGAAAAATTTAACAAAGGACGTAACCCAGAACGGCTGAAGTTAAAATACAAGAATATGCGTGATGATGTATTTACTTTTTATCGCGGAACTTGCCATTTATTTTATGAAGACTTTCCTAAAGATTCACCTTTAAATGCAGCGCCGTCAGCTTGGATTTGTGGCGACTTGCACCTAGAAAACCTGGGCAGTTATAAGGGGAATAACCGATTAGTTTATTTTGATATTAATGATTTTGATGAATCTTGTCTTGCTCCCTGTACCTGGGATGTGGTAAGAGCTATTACAAGTATAATAGTTGGTTCTCAGGCTCTGGGAGTAAATGAATCAGAAGCACTGCATTTAAACAATCACTTTCTTGATGCCTACACTAATGCTTTGGCGAAAGGAAAGGCTAGGAGTGTGGAGAAGGAAACTGCTAAAGGTTTAGTTAAAGATTTATTAGAAAGTCTCAAGAAACGCGATCGCCAAAGGTTTCTAGATGAACGCACCAAAGAAAAGAAAGGCAAGCGGCGCTTAATTATTGACAATAAACGGACTGCTGAAGCCACGGAGTCAGAGCAGCATAAAGTCAAAGAACTAATCGCTGCTTGGCATAAATCTTCACAACAAGATGCGGATTTTTACCATGTTTTGGATGTGCAACAGCGAATAGCTGGTACGGGTAGTTTAGGGTTAGAACGTTACGTAATTTTGGTGGAAGGTAAAGGTTCTCCTGATGAGAATTATCTATTAGATTTTAAGGAAACACGAAATAGCTCATTGCAAGACTATTTAACACTACCGCAGCCGCAGTGGGAGAGTCCAGCAGCGCGGGTAGTTGCGCTTCAAAAACGACTGCAAGGAACTTCACTGGCGCTGTTGGAGGCGATAGTTGATGGTGATAAGTCTTATGTGTTGCGGGAGTTGCAACCAACACAAGATAAGGTGAATTTAAAAGCTTGGGATGGGAAGTTGGGACGTTTAGAAAAGTTGATGCAGACAATGGGTGAAGTGACGGCGTGGGATCAATTGCGTAGTAGTGGTAGACAAGGTTCGGCTACAGCAGATGATTTAATTAACTTTGCTCACTCGTCTGATTGGCGCGATGAACTCCTGAAGTATGCCAGCAGCTATTCTCAGCGTGTAGAACAAGATTATCAGGAGTTTTGTCAAAAATTATGAGCAAAACCCCTGTATTCCCATCCCGTCAGTAGTCAGGAAGCATGTTTTTCAAAGTGGTAAATAGCAATGCCAAAACTGCGGTGACACAACTTTAGAGGCTAGTACCGCTTTGTCGGAATTAAAAATTAACAATTAAAAAAGCAGATTCCACAAGCTTTTGAGTTGAATTTCACTGGTTAGTTATTTTTGCCGCGCTGCACTAGTTGGCCTAATGACCATATTATCCCCTCGGCTCGTGGTGGTCAAAATGAGATTAGCAATCTACAAACTCTCTGCTTTATCTGCAACCAGCAGACAAAACTGACCCCCGCTTCCAGCGATATTTTCAGCTTTAGGCTAGGATAAACTGTTATTCTCTCAGGTTTTATGCCTAAAAAACTGGATAATTCCCGAAGATTTCCCAAATTAATTCCCGCTTTCCTGTACTTTTTCGCGGTTATAGCTGTTTTAGTCGCTGCCTTTCCTTGGCTGTATGAGATAAAAACAAAGGCGGGAATCGATATCTCACACAGTCGCCATGCCGGCACTTTTTTTGAGAAACATACTCATGGACTGTTTAAGTGTGAGTGGCTTTATCCATATCATTGCAAACGACCAAGAAGTTAATTATTACATTTATTATCTCGAAGATCCCCCAAGACTTGGGGGATCTGAGTTAATCTTTCTAATGGTGATTGTATTGGCAAAACTCCAATTACAACTTATTCAAAATCATGCTCACATCAACGGCTAACTTTTGTCCCAACTTCAGCAATTGACGAGATTGAGTCGCATCTGCTTCTTTAGCTAAGGTGGTGAGACACAGAGGTAAGATTTGACTGTGCAAACGACTGAAGTATAGTTCCTGGGATCGATGTAGAGAAATGCCAAGATTTAGCTGATATCCTACATCAATCAGTCGTTCTAACCTTTGGATATCTGCATCAAAGCTACCATTGGCTTCATGCAACAAATTCCAAAGCGATCGCACAATTAACTGTTCTAATATCTGCTTACCTTCAGGGATATTCAGCCGACAACGCAGATGTTTGGCTTCGGTGGCGATCGCTTCTAGCTCGGCGATGTGATTGTAACTTAATTGCGGTTCGGTGATATCTTGCTCTAGCGATCGCAATGTTGTCATACAGCGATAGCCTAAAGCAATCTCTGCTGCTACCTGCAATTCTTGCGGCACCTCTAATTCATCCCGATGGAACGCCATAATCACACCGTAATTATCACGATACGCTTGGGTATAGAGTTGGTCTAAGCGTGAAAGTGTTTCCTGACTTAACAGCCGCATAATTCGGTGGCGTTCTTCCGCAAACAGATTCTGCAAACTAAAAGTTTCATTCCCAAAAATCTGCGTCATTACCAAGATGCATTGAGCCGCACTCGCTTGTTTCAGCGCCCCAAACAGCTTTTCTTTCAATTGGCTGTAGTCGCGCCTGCCGGTAAATTGTTGAATACAGCAATGGAAATCCCAGCCCCCTAAATGAAGCACAGCAAACACCAAATGTTCACTTTCCCAGGTAATTTCTGACACCAGCTTTAAATGACCTACCACCATAGTCAACGATCCCATGCGTTGCATTTGGTAATCTAACTCATTGGCGTTGTAGCAATAAACGCGATTTTGGCAAGCATGCGGGCTGGTGTTAGCCGCATCTTGTGGTGAGGAATTTTTGTGATTTGTAAATAGGGAAGTAATCGCGTAATGGGCAGCGACTTGCTTAAAACCAATTTGGGCAGTTAGCACCAGTTGGCGATAAATTTCACCCCCATGTCTAAAGTGTTCCACATTACTAGGAGCTAAACCCAGGCGTTTCAGGAAGCCTTTTTCTAGCTGCACACCCGCCACATCTCCCGCCAATTCTAAAGCACGGGAGGCGTAACGCAAAATTTGTGTTCCTTCTGGGCGGGAAATTTCTTCAAAAAACCAGCCGCAACTGGTGTACATCAGCAAAGCATGACGCTGCATTTCCAACAGCCGCAGGGCGTCTACCTGTTCGGCGGCTGTAAGTTTGTGGTTTTGATGGCGTCCGAGGAAACGGCTAACATTAGCAGGAGAGCGATCGCGCAACACCTGAATATATTCATCCCTTGCTTGCCAGGGATCACTAAATAACTGCTTACCTTGCTCCTCATACACCGCTATGAGCTGATCCCGCAGCCAATTGAGCGCATTTCGCAAAGGACGACGCCATTTTTGATGCCAAACGCCCCCTTCACCACCGCAGCCACAATCCTCTTGCCATCTGTCTACGCCGTGGGCGCAACTCCAGGCTGTGATTGGTTTTAATTCAACTTCCCAAGTGGGAGTATTTAAGCTGAGGTAGTGGGCAAAGTTCGTCACAGTCCAACCGTGATCAGGAAACTCGCCAGTAAAGGCATAAGCTAAAGTTTTTTCGGTACCTTTTTTGTGATGCCCAAAGGTTTCGCCATCCGTGGCCACAGAAATTAATTGTGCTGGACGATGATCCCCACGCACTGCCGAACCGATGCGTCCGGCAAAGTGACTGGAATTATAAACAACATCGCTAAAACCCATATCGCGGGATATCGGGCCATCGTAGAAGAAAATATCAATATAAGGTAATCCCTCTGTACTTTCCTGCTTTGAGGCTTTGCCGTTGCTGGTGACGCTGGGATTCAAAGGTGAAGATGGACAACTGAGGCTAGGCTTCAAATAACAACGATAGGGACGGGTGGGATCAATCTGATTACCACCAACTTCATGCCATTCAGGATGGGGATCATTCTTCGTGGGTAGGAGACGACAACGCTGTGCTTGAGATGGTGCCAGCACCACAAAGCGAATCCCTTCCGCTACCAGAATTTCTAGAGTGGCATAGTCTACAGCAGTTTCTGCCAGCCACATACCTTCGGGATCACGTCCAAACCGGGATTTGAAGTCTTCTTGACCCCAACGAATTTGGGTATATTTATCGCGTTCGTTAGCCAAAGGCATGATGATGTGATTGTATACTTGCGCGATCGCATTTCCATGACCTTGCAAACGCTGCGAACTCGTCACATCCGCCTCCAAAATCCGCTGATACACCTCCACATCGTGGCGTTCCAACCACGACATCAGCGTTGGCCCAATATTAAAGCTCATGTACTCATAATTATTCACGATCCCCACAACTTCGCCTCGGTCATTTAGCACCCTGGCAAAGGCATTTGGGCGATAGCATTCCCAGTGAATGCGCTCATTCCAGTCATGGAAAGGTGCCGCACTCGGTTGGCGTTCAATCGCGTCTAGATAAGGGTTTTCTCGTGGTGGCTGGTAAAAATGACCATGAACCGTTACATAAACACCTGTAGCTGTTTTTAGGGGATCGCTATCAGGGGTGGGTTGATTATCTTGGTGTAATGTGAATCTTGAGCCAGAGCTAACTGGCAATTCAGCAGCTGAAGTCATATGTATTGATCCAAAAAAAACTTGCAGTTGTGCCAAAAATATTGTAAATGTACCTGTTTACAGTCCCTAGAACCTAAATTCCGGTATATACAACTATGGGATACAACTAAATTTTCGCGAAATGTAGTCTTAGTCTTGCGGGAAATCTGCGTTATCGCACAGCCCGTTCCCCGAAGAACCAAAGTAAACAGCAATTCAACAACAGACTTAGGTAGGGGTTTTTCTGATTAGCAGCGCCAATGAGCTATTCATTTTAATGGTCTTTCAAACCATTAAACCCCATTTTTGGTGTAAAATCCGGGCTAAAATTCATAGTTTTGCAACAAAAGATTGCAACATCTCAGTAAATCGCAATTATATTTTACACATCTCTCACCCAACTGGCTTGACGTACTCCCCCGGCTGAAGCATGGGGGCTTGACGCTTCACGAGTCTTAAAAATTCTCAGTGGCTCCACAGACGCTTGAGACTATTGTAAAACTTTGCTCATTTTATAGACATTTATAGCTAGGCATAGTAAGGGTTACACCTGCTTTCTTAAAGGCTGAGATATTTATCTATGCTTTTAGAAACTATCCTAGTAGTGCTGAGTTTCTCCTTCAAAAAAATCAAACCAATTCTTTAATCTCCATTCAAAACTCAAGACTCAGCACTCAAGACTGCTTCCTGTAACTGATTACCCACAATTCGAGATGACAAATGTCCGGTAAAAACATTATTTTGTTCGTTCTGTTACTGTTTATACCAGTTTCCCTAGCAGCCCACTTTCTGGAGTGGGGTGACTTAATAGTTTTCATCACAGCAGGATTAGCAATTCTCCCCCTAGCAGCTTGGATGGGTACAGCTACAGAAGAAATTGCTGTCGTAGTTGGGCCCACCTTAGGAGGATTATTGAACGCCACCTTTGGCAACGCTACAGAACTAATCATTGCCCTAGTGGCCCTGAATGCTGGTTTAGTGGATGTAGTCAAAGCCAGTATCACGGGATCAATTATCGGTAACTTATTATTAGTGATGGGTCTTTCCATGCTTTTGGGCGGACTGCGCTACAAAGAACAGACATTTCAGCCAATTGTGGCGCGGGTGAATGCTGCTTCTATGAATTTAGCCGTAATTGCCATCCTGTTGCCCACAGCAATGAACTTTTCTTCTCTAGGAATTCCCGCAAAAACGCTGCAAAATCTCTCTCTTGCCGTTGCCGTAGTCTTAATATTAGTCTATGGTCTGACGCTGCTATTTTCGATGAAAACCCACGCCTATCTATATGACATAGGTGTAGCAGAGATAGAAGCAGAGGGTCTCCCCCATGAAAAACCTAACGTTTTGTTGTGGAGTGGTGTGCTGCTAGTCTGCACTCTCTTAGTAGCTATTGAATCAGAATTACTAGTCGGTGCGTTGGAAGTAGCCACATCTCAACTAGGTTTAACGGCACTATTTACAGGGGTGATTTTAGTTCCCATCGTGGGTAACGCCGCTGAACACGCTACAGCAGTCACCGTAGCCATGAAAGATAAGATGGATCTTTCTGTTTCTGTGGCTGTGGGTTCAAGTATGCAGATTGCCCTATTTGTCGCTCCAGTTTTAGTTATTGCTGGGAGGATAATTGGTCAACCAATGGACTTGGATTTCAACCCCTTTGAATTAGTTGCTGTGGCTGTGTCGGTATTGATTGCCAACAGCATTAGTTCCGATGGTAGGTCAAATTGGCTGGAAGGTACTTTGCTCTTAGCTACCTATACAGTTTTGGGCTTTGCCTTCTATTTCTTTCCAGTCCCTTAATCGATTTTTAGGGTAATTATTGCCAGACCGCTCGCCTTTGGCGAGCGCTCTGCGCCATCGCTTCAGGTTAGTTTAGCTCGGAGCGATCGCTTTTTGTAAATTGGTAATTTATTGATTTCAGTATCTCTAAGCCAAAATATTGTCAATAATTCAGACAATTTGCTCTTACTGCAACAGTTGATTTAAGTGTTGTATTTTACAACCAACGCCAGCATGACAGAGAGAAATAGCCCACAATCAGAGAAAATTATGCTGATTTGACTAGGGGATAATTTCCCTCAAGCCAAACTATTACATGTTTCTTTTGATAATTGTCAGTATACAATATTCCGGAATAGTTCAATTTTAAATGTCAGAATAAATAGTGGCTTTAGCAAAATGAACTACGATGACTGAAATTGACTTGCCAATGACAGGCGTGTTAAATACAAAACAACCATATTTGTCAGAGCAGCGATCATTTCAGCAAGAAAATGGTGTGCAGAAGTTCACAAATAGTCAGTTATCTCAGTCAGTTCCTGCTGCTCAAATCACACCACCTGAATTCATCCAAATAAACGGAACTTCCCAAACTAGACTATCAGCACTCGCCATCAAGAAGAATAAAATACTTCAGAAAATCATTAACAAGTACCTATCTTCAGAATCTTCTACCTTAGCGGATGCCCAAAATCTCCAAGGGAGTGACAAAGACGACACAAAAATCGCCATAAGATCTCAAAAGTTTAATAGTCAACCCTTGCCAATCTTAAGTTTTGGTACTTCAGGTATTTCCGTTAGAGTCTTGCAACGGTTGTTAGTGTCTAACGGCTATGGAATTCGAGTTGATGGGGTTTTCGGACCACTGACCGAAATAGCTGTCAAAGCTTTTCAAAATCAACGAAATTTAGGAGTAGACGGAATAGTTGGTCAAAAAACCTGGGGCGCGTTGACAATCTAAGTCGGTGGGTTAATTGTTGATTATTAAGTACTCCCTTGCCCAAATTAAATTACTAAAACTTGCAGACTTGGTTTGATGACTCAATCCAAGCATTTCAAATGGGAAGGGAGGGATCAGGGGATCTACCGATACTTATGTTGCTCTAATAGTTGTTGCGCCCTAGGTTTATAAATTAAATAGAATAAAGCCTCAATATAACGTAACAAATCTTCTCTCTTCTCCTTCGAGGTAAAATTCCAAAATCCATAAATCCGCGCTAATGATAGCAGTTTGGTAGTGTGAATTTTCCAGGTATATGCACTGTAAACTCTTTTAATTGCTGCCTGGGAGATTACACCCCAAGAATTGGGATCACGTTTGCATTTTGTGATAAATTTGAGAATTTTTGCCGCTGTTTCCTCGAAATTTGTTGGGTTAATATAAAAGCCATTCACCTGATCTTGAATAATTTCCTGTGGGCCACCAAATTGTGTAGCAAAAGTTGGTAGTCCGCAAATCATCGCTTCTAATATTGTCAAACCAAAAGCTTCAAATAAAGCTGGTTGCACAAAAATTCCCCGGTGGTCAGCAATTACTCTGTAAATTTCGCCTGAATCACTTTTAGATAGACGCACACCCAACCAGCGAATCTTGCCGTAGAGATTATACTTTTCAATGATGCGATAAAGTTTAACAATTTCGTCCCGTTCTTCGTTATCATTTGATTCTTCCACACGCAACTTACCCGCCACCAAAATTAAGTTACAATGCTCCTGCAATTCTAGGCTTTTCCCAAAGCATTCTGCTAACCCAGTGAGATTTTTAATCCGGTCGAGACGTGCCATTGAGAAGATTGGGCGTTTGCTGGGTTCATCGAGTTTACCGAATATTTGACTAGAATCTTCTAGGGTGAAGAGCTTTTCTGTAAGACGTTGGCGATCGCTTTCTACTCGGTCTTGAATTTGTGAGTAAGGAAAATAGTAATTTTCATTCACTCCAGGCGGTACTACATTAAACTTAGGACTAAATAATTTAATTCCATCAACTACGTGGTATAAGTCTGGCATGGTGAAGCATTTATAAGATTCATACTGACCTACACTATCCGGTGTGCCCACAATTTCTTGGTAGGTGCTGCTGATGATAAAATTAGCAGCATTCATCGCCAGCAAATCAGCAGTGAATTGCAAGGAGAAATGATATTTATCATCCAAATCTTGCCAGTAGAGGTTACTAAATAAGTATTTAGATTTTTCCAAAGCATGGGCAATATTGCACTGAGTAACTTTCATCCGTCGCGCTAATAAAAACGCCACTAAGTTGCCATCAGAATAGTTACCCACAATTAAGTCGGGTCTACCGTTAAATTCTGCCCGTAGTTCTCTTTCTGCATCAATAGCGTAAGTTTCTAGATAAGGCCAAAACTCAAACCGAGAAATCCAGTTTTGAGTCATGTGAAGATTGAAATCCCGCAAAGGCACTCGCAAAATCCAAGCGTTTTCGGTACCGTGGACTTTTTCTAGCCGCTGATTACAAAGGGTGCCATCACTATGAGGAATTAGGCGAGTGAGAATAATCACCTTTGGCTGGACATTTAGTCCTTGCAAACCAGCTAGCATGGCATCTTCTTGCAGCTGCTTTTCTAAACTTTTTGCCTGGTCTAGGACATAAACTACCTGACCACCAGTATCGGGACGCCCCAAAACTCCCTCTTGTCCAAACCAGCCGTGGGGGGACACCAAGACAATTTTAAAAATCATCGGGATACGAGAAATGAAGGCTTCTAGTAGCTGGGGGTCGGGAGAGTCGATTAATTCATCAAGAATGTTCAGACTTTCCCGTACACGTTCGGCTGTGTTACCCCATCCTGGTTCAAAACCCAACATTTGCAAAGCATATCGGAATTCTTCGTAGGGTTGATCATTGGGGAGATCGCTTACAAGGTCTATCGCTTCCTTAACTTGCTGCGAAAGCTGTTGCTGTGATTGAATGCGATTGCTAATTAGCAACTGGACACCATTGTATTGGTGTAGATTCAAGAAAAGATACAAGCTTTCTAGCCATTGCTGCGAATCTTGTGAGAGTTTGCTGGATAGGTAACGGTTGAGAAACTGTACACCCTTGCCAATCTGTTTCGGGTCGCGCATTAGCGGGGTATAGTCATAAAACGGGCCAAAATCGAGTTCTAGCAAGTCACCTTCGTAAGGATGAAATTTGTTCACGAAGCGATCGCGTAAATCTAGTAATTCCTGCACCGTCATCGCCTCAAGGCTCAAATCTGCTGTCAACCGATAAATTTCTTGACTGGCAATCTTGGGGCGGATAATGAAATAGAAGTTCGAGTCCTCTAGAATAATCTCTTGAGTATAGTAAATTAGTTTATCTAAGTTAGAAGAAATGTAAAAATTATCTGGATTTTGGGACTTGGAGTAATATTCGCTATAAACATTAAGTATGTCGTTACGCAGCAGATACTTCTTTTTTTGCTGGCGTAATTCACTAAGTAATGAACGTAAATTGTTCTTTTCTTCGCTATCTAGAACTGTTTGAAGTAACTCAGACATGATCATCTCACCAGGCTAGGTTATGACTAAGCGGATTAACACGAATAAATCTCTCCCAGGAGCAACCGCCCTCCAGAAGGCATATCAAATCGTGTTCATCCTTACCTAAAATATCGATGTCTAAGTATTTTTGGCACTAACGAAAGGAGTACAATTTTAGTTTCTTTAGATAGATGTCAAGAAAAACAGTTGAATCAAAATCAAATCACTGTCTGTCACGTCTTGATGCGCTTAGGGAATACCAAAAAATAAATGTAAGTCCTAATATTTATAATTTAAGCTAATAGAACACCTAGATTTAACCGCTCATCTCTATGAGAAGTAACACTGCTCTGTCTGCCTAAGCGAATAAATTATTATTTATACAGGGCGAACGATGGGACTTGAACCCACGAATGGTGGTACCACAAACCACTGCCTTAACCACTTGGCTACGCTCGCCATTCACTCCCTGAGTATAGCATACCTCTGGGAAATTGATCCAGTTTTTTTTTGCAAGGAACGGACTCAGTTAATCTAGAGTCTTGGAGTGTAACGACTACAGCGAATTACATTTGGGAAATATGAAAGTTTTAACGATTATTACATGTGTGGCAGCAGCAGGACTCGCCACCTTGGGGGTGATAATGGCGAAGACAAATCCCGATCAGCCTAAATATGAAGAGTATGCGGTACAAGGGTTGACCAAATATTTAAAGTCCGATGTTTGTAAAAAAACGCCCAATCTGTTAGAAAATTTAATCAAAGTAAATTGCAATAAGTTGGTTGATACAGCTAACCCGCAAATCCGGGAAATCATTGCTGCAACTACGGTTAGGCAAAATTACATGATTTTTAGTGTTTACCGTACAGATTTAAAACTTAATTCTTGGGTACCTTCTTACAAATTTGAGACGGTAGGAGCATTTGATAATTTTTATACTTATAGCTCCGAACAGCAGTAAATCTAGGCGCGGAGAGTGTGCTAGTAGTTGGGAATACTTAAATATAGAAATCTCTGGAAATTCCCCACTTTTTGATGAGCTTCTGTACTAACCTTGACTGTCTTTACCCACACAACCCCGATCCGGCTCGATTTTGTACCAGTTGTGGTAAGCCACTGTTGCTCAAAGACCGCTATCGCCCGCTTCAGCCCATTGGACGTGGTGGCTTTGGCAGAACGTTTTTAGCTGTGGATGAACACCTTCCCTCCAAACCCAGGTGTGTAATCAAACAACTTTGTTTTCCAGAGGCAGATGGGGAAAGCTTTCGTAAAGCAGTGGCATTATTTCGCCAGGAAGCAGTTCGCCTAGATGAGTTGCGGCATCGCCAAATTCCCCACCTGCTGGCGCACTTTGAACAAGAGAATCGGTTGTATTTGG includes the following:
- a CDS encoding chlorophyll a/b-binding protein is translated as METRSTTDLPPVATEYNGRDRNEFLFGSTPQAELWNGRLAMIGFLAYLLWDLAGYSVLRDVLHLIGY
- a CDS encoding chlorophyll a/b-binding protein, translating into METRSSTDLPPVAKAYNGIDRNAFVFGWNPQAELWNGRLAMIGFLAYLLWDLAGFSVLRDVLHFIRY
- a CDS encoding DUF2252 domain-containing protein, whose protein sequence is MTNNIIERIEKFNKGRNPERLKLKYKNMRDDVFTFYRGTCHLFYEDFPKDSPLNAAPSAWICGDLHLENLGSYKGNNRLVYFDINDFDESCLAPCTWDVVRAITSIIVGSQALGVNESEALHLNNHFLDAYTNALAKGKARSVEKETAKGLVKDLLESLKKRDRQRFLDERTKEKKGKRRLIIDNKRTAEATESEQHKVKELIAAWHKSSQQDADFYHVLDVQQRIAGTGSLGLERYVILVEGKGSPDENYLLDFKETRNSSLQDYLTLPQPQWESPAARVVALQKRLQGTSLALLEAIVDGDKSYVLRELQPTQDKVNLKAWDGKLGRLEKLMQTMGEVTAWDQLRSSGRQGSATADDLINFAHSSDWRDELLKYASSYSQRVEQDYQEFCQKL
- a CDS encoding sucrose synthase → MSELLQTVLDSEEKNNLRSLLSELRQQKKKYLLRNDILNVYSEYYSKSQNPDNFYISSNLDKLIYYTQEIILEDSNFYFIIRPKIASQEIYRLTADLSLEAMTVQELLDLRDRFVNKFHPYEGDLLELDFGPFYDYTPLMRDPKQIGKGVQFLNRYLSSKLSQDSQQWLESLYLFLNLHQYNGVQLLISNRIQSQQQLSQQVKEAIDLVSDLPNDQPYEEFRYALQMLGFEPGWGNTAERVRESLNILDELIDSPDPQLLEAFISRIPMIFKIVLVSPHGWFGQEGVLGRPDTGGQVVYVLDQAKSLEKQLQEDAMLAGLQGLNVQPKVIILTRLIPHSDGTLCNQRLEKVHGTENAWILRVPLRDFNLHMTQNWISRFEFWPYLETYAIDAERELRAEFNGRPDLIVGNYSDGNLVAFLLARRMKVTQCNIAHALEKSKYLFSNLYWQDLDDKYHFSLQFTADLLAMNAANFIISSTYQEIVGTPDSVGQYESYKCFTMPDLYHVVDGIKLFSPKFNVVPPGVNENYYFPYSQIQDRVESDRQRLTEKLFTLEDSSQIFGKLDEPSKRPIFSMARLDRIKNLTGLAECFGKSLELQEHCNLILVAGKLRVEESNDNEERDEIVKLYRIIEKYNLYGKIRWLGVRLSKSDSGEIYRVIADHRGIFVQPALFEAFGLTILEAMICGLPTFATQFGGPQEIIQDQVNGFYINPTNFEETAAKILKFITKCKRDPNSWGVISQAAIKRVYSAYTWKIHTTKLLSLARIYGFWNFTSKEKREDLLRYIEALFYLIYKPRAQQLLEQHKYR
- a CDS encoding peptidoglycan-binding domain-containing protein, which encodes MTEIDLPMTGVLNTKQPYLSEQRSFQQENGVQKFTNSQLSQSVPAAQITPPEFIQINGTSQTRLSALAIKKNKILQKIINKYLSSESSTLADAQNLQGSDKDDTKIAIRSQKFNSQPLPILSFGTSGISVRVLQRLLVSNGYGIRVDGVFGPLTEIAVKAFQNQRNLGVDGIVGQKTWGALTI
- a CDS encoding HNH endonuclease is translated as MPRCTSWPNDHIIPSARGGQNEISNLQTLCFICNQQTKLTPASSDIFSFRLG
- the cax gene encoding calcium/proton exchanger encodes the protein MSGKNIILFVLLLFIPVSLAAHFLEWGDLIVFITAGLAILPLAAWMGTATEEIAVVVGPTLGGLLNATFGNATELIIALVALNAGLVDVVKASITGSIIGNLLLVMGLSMLLGGLRYKEQTFQPIVARVNAASMNLAVIAILLPTAMNFSSLGIPAKTLQNLSLAVAVVLILVYGLTLLFSMKTHAYLYDIGVAEIEAEGLPHEKPNVLLWSGVLLVCTLLVAIESELLVGALEVATSQLGLTALFTGVILVPIVGNAAEHATAVTVAMKDKMDLSVSVAVGSSMQIALFVAPVLVIAGRIIGQPMDLDFNPFELVAVAVSVLIANSISSDGRSNWLEGTLLLATYTVLGFAFYFFPVP
- a CDS encoding DUF3536 domain-containing protein, which produces MTSAAELPVSSGSRFTLHQDNQPTPDSDPLKTATGVYVTVHGHFYQPPRENPYLDAIERQPSAAPFHDWNERIHWECYRPNAFARVLNDRGEVVGIVNNYEYMSFNIGPTLMSWLERHDVEVYQRILEADVTSSQRLQGHGNAIAQVYNHIIMPLANERDKYTQIRWGQEDFKSRFGRDPEGMWLAETAVDYATLEILVAEGIRFVVLAPSQAQRCRLLPTKNDPHPEWHEVGGNQIDPTRPYRCYLKPSLSCPSSPLNPSVTSNGKASKQESTEGLPYIDIFFYDGPISRDMGFSDVVYNSSHFAGRIGSAVRGDHRPAQLISVATDGETFGHHKKGTEKTLAYAFTGEFPDHGWTVTNFAHYLSLNTPTWEVELKPITAWSCAHGVDRWQEDCGCGGEGGVWHQKWRRPLRNALNWLRDQLIAVYEEQGKQLFSDPWQARDEYIQVLRDRSPANVSRFLGRHQNHKLTAAEQVDALRLLEMQRHALLMYTSCGWFFEEISRPEGTQILRYASRALELAGDVAGVQLEKGFLKRLGLAPSNVEHFRHGGEIYRQLVLTAQIGFKQVAAHYAITSLFTNHKNSSPQDAANTSPHACQNRVYCYNANELDYQMQRMGSLTMVVGHLKLVSEITWESEHLVFAVLHLGGWDFHCCIQQFTGRRDYSQLKEKLFGALKQASAAQCILVMTQIFGNETFSLQNLFAEERHRIMRLLSQETLSRLDQLYTQAYRDNYGVIMAFHRDELEVPQELQVAAEIALGYRCMTTLRSLEQDITEPQLSYNHIAELEAIATEAKHLRCRLNIPEGKQILEQLIVRSLWNLLHEANGSFDADIQRLERLIDVGYQLNLGISLHRSQELYFSRLHSQILPLCLTTLAKEADATQSRQLLKLGQKLAVDVSMILNKL